DNA from Leptospira saintgironsiae:
AATCCTGGAGAACCTGGAAACAAGCGGCCAGGTCTTGGTATTATATCCATGTTTCTAATATTCAAAAAAAATCATCTATTAATTTTCATAAAACTTATTGCATTTCTATTCTTCATCTTTTTAGGCGGAGAAATTTTTGCCCACCATGCAGGAGAAGGCCAGAATATGACTTCTTCTACAAGGTTTATCGATCCTTTTACAGGAAAAAGGGAGAAACCTTCTGATTATCTTTTGATCAGCCAGGATTTTCAAAAAGGTACAATTGATAATTCTAATCTCTACACTACCACTGTGTTTGGAGAGTTCAATTTTGCAGGTGGTAAATATGCCGCAAACTTCAGTGCTCCATGGACTTATTATGAGCAGAAGGATAGAAGTGACGCTTCTCGTTACGGCAAAGCATTCGTTGGAGCCAAATGGAATCCTTTGATAGATACTGGCTGGCCATTCTTTATTATTTTAGAAGGTAGACTTGGTTTTCCTTCTGGCGGTGATACAGATAAATTTGCAGGTGGAGATTATTATTCAGGTATTGCGAACCTAACCTTAGGCGCCACTTGGAAACAGTTCTTATTTGTTCTTAGGGGTTCTGGGATTTTTCCTCTTTCTAAAGATCATGCGAATCTGGACACTCAATCTGGACTTCCCTATTGGGCGCAAAGCTCTACTACTCAAAATACAGAAACTCATCCTGAGATCCAAAAGATCACCCAGTGGTTTGCATATATTACCTATTTTTGGAGTAAAGATTTCAGTGTTTTCGGAGGACTTTTATACAGGACTCCTTATGTGAACGTGATCGGTGGTGGTAGTCTTTTAGAAGAAGATTCAGAAACCCAGAAAAAATTCCCGAAAGCTTTCAAAGAAGCTAGTTTAGGTTTTAATTATACTCTTACTAAAGGTACTTATCTTACGATTGCAGGCCGGCTTCCTTTGATTAGAGATCCCGAGATCAGGCTTTATGATTATGCGATCACTACTTCTATTTCTTTCGAACTTCCCGAATGGAGAGACTCTTCAAAAAAATCGGAGAAGGAAGTAGATGAGTTCGAATCGGAAGAAGATTTAGAGAAGAAATAGCTGGGTTTTCACGCAAAGGCGCCAAGACCGCAAAGAATATTGAACAGAGAGGCGTGGCCATTCAATCCCAAAGAGATTGGAAACATAGGGCTGAATTTTTTTCGAAACTTTGGAAACCCGACTTGGCCACACATTCTTCCTCGGTGGAAGGAAAATAATCTATTCCTCCACCCTCGTATTTGATCCTACAACATCCTTGTGTCTTGGAAGGTTTTTCTTTTTTGGGTGCTGACTCTTGGTTCTTGGTATCCTTAGTAGGCTCAGGAGAAACCCCCAAGACGGAAGTCGCGATCGAACAAAGATAACTAAAGGCAAAAACCAAGATCAAAGTTCGAAAATTCATCAAACCTATTTTATCTCCAGAATTAGTTTACAAGGCAAGGAAAAATCCCTGAATTCAAAAACCGAAGTTAAGTTTTTACGTTGACTCGGCGGCCTTGCGAAGGTGACAAAGGGAGAAAAGTTCAAAAGACCGAATAGGAATTCGAATGAAAAATCTCCGCTCAATTCTACCAGGACCTAAGTCCTTATCAGCTTCCGTTATATTCCTTACGATCGTATTCAGCCAAGTTTCGGCGGAAACGATCCTTTTAAAAAACGGTGAAAAAACCTATGGAACTGTAATCGATCAATCTACTGACACTGTTACAATTCTAAAAGAAACCAAAAGACAAACCTTAGCTAAGTCCCAGATCTTAAAGATCATCTTCAAAGATATCAAGGACGAGACGGAACTTGCAAAATTATTCGAGGCTGAAAAAAAGAAGCTGAACAAAGACGGCAAGAAGCCTGAGAAAGAAGAACAATTAGACACCATTCTTCTGGAACAAATGATCAAGGAGAACAGTTATAAGGCGGTCCAAAAGCGTTTAGCCTTGATCGAGAAGTACATAGACGAACAAGATTCAAGTTGGGAAGAATATATTTCTGCTAACAGAAATCCTTGGGAGCCTGTTTGGAAATCTGCAATCCTACCGGGTTGGGGACTTTCTACAATGAAACATGAGAATTATGCAAGGGCTTATCAGATTGCAATCGGTCTTTCTTTCCTCGTTGCAATCGGTGGAAGCCAAGCAGCAACAGAACAACATAATAAAGCTGAGAATCGTATGAGCAAAATTTTATTCGAAGATCCAGTTACTTATGCACAGATCCAAGGTTCAGGTATTACTGGAGCTTCAGTTATAGTAACTAAAATGCAATCGGATAGTATTTCAGAATATAATTCCTTTAAGAGTAAAGAGAACCAATACGAGACTTATAGCAGAACAGGACTTTATATGGGTGTTGGTTTGTATTTAATTCAATTAGCTCAGAGTTATTTTTTAGGCCAAAAATGGGCCACTCATAATATAATCCAAACTCCTTCCGGAGAAGCTGTGAAAGAAGGTTTTAATTTCAAAAGTAATTATATGCCTATTGCTGCAGGTGGCGCGAGTAATCTTTGGGAATACCGCACCGACCTGAGATATGTAAGTTCTTTCTAAACTTCTGGAATAGAATATCCTTTCGATTTCAACCAGTCCTGGTCGTATAACCTGGACTGGTATCTTGCTCCACTGTCCGCAAGTATTGTGACTATTGTTTTTCCTGGTCCCAGCTCTTTTGCAAGTTTTACTGCAGCACCTACATTGATCCCGCTAGATCCACCTACAAACAATCCGTCTTTGCGGAGAAGTGTATAAATAAACTCTAAACATTCTTCGTCTGTAACTCGGATCGCATCATCAAAAGGTGCATCTTTCATATTTTCAGTAATTCTTCCGTTACCAATTCCTTCTGTGAAAGAATTTCCTTCTGAGCTTAGTTCACCCTTTTTTACAAAATTATAAATTGCTGATCCATAAGGTTCTGCAGCGATTGTTTTGATCTTAGGATTTTTTTCCTTTAAGAACATCGCAGTCCCGCTGAATGTTCCTCCTGTTCCTAAAGATGCAAGCCAAGCATCCACTTTTCCCTCTGTTTGTCTCCAGATCTCAGGTCCTGTAGTATGATAATGTGCCAAACGGTTTGCCACATTGTCGAATTGATTTGCCCAGATGGCATTCGGAGTTTCTTCTGCGATACGAGCAGAAACTTTTACATAGTTTCCCGGATCTTTATAAGGAACTGCAGGAACTGTTCTTACTTCTGCACCAAGTGTTCTAAGTAGATCTATCTTTTCTTTGGATTGAGTGTCCGGAATTACGATCAAACATTTATATCCTTTTGCATTACAGATATGTACGAGCCCTATTCCAGTATTTCCCGCAGTGCCTTCGACTACTGTTCCGCCTGGCTTTAAAAGTCCCTTCTTCTCTGCTTCCTCAATGATAAATAATGCGGCCCTATCTTTTACGGAACCTCCAGGATTTAAGAATTCAGCTTTTCCTAAAATTTCACAACCTGTTAGGTCCGAATAATAATTTAAACGGATGAGAGGAGTATTCCCAATCGCATCTGCAAAACCTTTTTTGATCTCCATAAGAGCCTCTTTATTATAATATTTTAACGTAAGTGCAAATAAAAAAAGGAAAGCAAATCCACTTTCGTGAATCCGCTTTCCCCCTCGAATTTTTCCGATTTTGTTTTTTGTACCGGAAAAATGATCTATGTTTTCGAACCGTTAATTAAGCGATTGTTACGTCTTTAGAAAGATATACGTCTTGGATCGCGTTTAATAAGGCTACCCCGTCTTTCATAGGCTTTTGGAACGCCTTTCTTCCGGAGATAAGTCCCATTCCACCAGCTCTTTTGTTGATAACTGCAGCTTTTACCGCATCACCAAGATCATTAGAACCGGAAGGTCCACCAGAGTTGATCAGACCAATTTTACCCATGTAACAATTTGCTACTTGGTATCTTGCCATATCGATCGGATGATCGGAAGAAAGATCAGTATACATCTTATCATCTTTTTTACCGAATTTCAGATCTCTGAATCCACCTAAGTTAGTTTCAGGCAATTTTTGTTTTACGATATCTGCCTGGATAGTAGCAGCCAAATGGTTTGCTTGTCCAGTAAGGTCAGTAGCGATATGATAATCAGCTTTATCGTTTTTGAATCCATCATTTCTGAGATAAGCCCAAAGAATAGTTACGAGTCCTAGTTCATGAGCTCTGTGGAAAGCTTCAGAGATCTCTTGGATCTGTCTGGAACTTTCGTCAGAACCGAAATAGATTGTAGCTCCTACGGCAGCTGCTCCCATATCGAATGCCTGCTCTACATTTGCAAAGAGGATCTGGTCGAATTTGTTTGGATAGCTTAGAAGTTCGTTATGATTGATCTTAACTACAAAAGGAATCTTGTGAGCGTACTGACGAGATACTAATCCTAAAACTCCAAGAGTGGAAGCAACTGCGTTACATCCGCCTTCGATTGCAAGTTTTACGATATTTTCTGGATCGAAATAAGCAGGGTTTTTAGCGAAAGAAGCACCCGCGCTATGCTCAATCCCTTGGTCCACAGGAAGAATGGAAAGATATCCTGTTCCTGCAAGACGTCCAGTGTTGTAGATGGATTGGAAATTTTTAAGTACAGAGTTATTTCTGTCAGTCTTAGCAAAAATTTCGTCAATGTAATTTGGACCAGGGATGGTCAGGGTTTCCTTGGGGATGGTTTTAGAGACATGATTTAAGAGAGAATCCGCTTCCGCACCTAATGCGCTCTTGATTTTATCTAACATTCCAGTTATACCTATTGGTTTTATCGATCTGGTGACTAGTTTTGGGGCGAAGCCCAAAATTTCCATCGATTTTCGGCTGGAATCCTAAGGCTAAGAGAGGTCTAAAGCAGGTTCTTTATTTAATCTGGACTGGAAGACGGATATGGAAATCAGTACCCGAGCTGGACTTTTGAACATCCAGTTTTCCATGATTGGATTGAATGATCCCGTAACAAACGGAAAGCCCCATCCCTATCCTGGAGTCATCTGATTGTATCCTTTCAAAAGGTTGGAAAGCATTCTCAGGGTCTAACTCTCCGTTCAAGGTTCCTGAAAGTCGAATGTCCAGATATGGTCCTGAATCTGTTTTAGTATCTTCTAACCCTGCGTTAAAATGGATCGTACTTCCTTTCAGATCGGAGCCAACACCATCCGCATAAAAATATAAAAGATAATATAATACTTCTTTAATTTGATTCTGCTTTAAGAAGACATCCGGCATATCGGCTGGAATATTTTTTGAGATCTCAAGATTTTTAGATTTTAATAATTCGGAGATAATCCCTTCTACCCCGGCGAGAATATCATCCAACTTACACCAAACAGGCTCTTCATTATCAGATCTAGAAAATAAGATCAGATTTCGGATAATACCGGAGATCCTTTCTCCTTGCTCTATGATCACTCTTGCGTAATTTCGAATATCAGCAGGAAGGTCCTTTTTATTACGGATAATATTTCCGTAATTGATCACACCCATAAGAGGATTATTGATCTCGTGAGCGATACCCGCCGCCAATTTCTGGATGGACTCCAATCTTTTTTCGGATTGGATTACCTTCTCCATTTCCGAGATCCTTTTTTCAGATACGGATAGAAGGTCCAATTCGGAGAAGGTTACGATACTTCCTACAATACGATTTGCCTCATCTCTAATAGGCGAAACTCTGAATCCTACCCTGATCTTTCTATCATCCTTTCTAACAAGGACCGCTGGAATATATCTGAGATTATGACCTAAATTATCAGGATGTTCTCCTGAACCGATTTGAGTTTGGATAAAAGAAAGAACCACATCTCCGGGTTTTCCGAGAGCCTCTTCCAGGGTCCAGCCTGTCAGCTCTTCTGCAGAATGATTTAGAAATATAATATTTCCCTCGCCGTCCAGAGAGACTGCACCTTCCGAAATACTTTGGATCACATTCTTAAATTCTTTGCCACTTTCCTTAACAATTCCCAAACGTTTTTGCTGGCGAAGTGCGATCTCTATAGAAGACTTAAGTTGGTGATTCTGAAATGGTTTAGTTATATAAGCATAAGTAGAAGCCGCATCCATCGCTCTCATAAACGTGGAGTCGTCAGTATAGGCAGTCATAAAAACAATAGGAACGTCTTTGATCCTTTGGATATGTTGTGCAGTTTGTATCCCATCCATATCTCCTTCGATAGAGATATCCATAAGAACTAGATCTGGATCTGTTTCTTTAAAAATAGATTGAGCGTCTTGACCGTTCGCAGCGACTCCCGCAACCTTATAACCTAAATTTTGGAGAGTCTTTTGGAGGTTGAAAGATAGAAGCCACTCGTCTTCGACGATTAGAATATTCGGTTGTTCTGAAGAAGAACTCATGTTCGATAATAACATATTCCTGAAGTGGTAAAAACTGCGGCTCTCCCGTTATGCTCCCACGTTAGGAGTGAATTGGGAAATCCTTTTTTAGGAATATAATTGTTTCCGCAAAATTTTCAAAACTTCTCCTTAGATCTATTTTACCATTTTAGAATCCAGGAATAAATCACTGAATTCTGGAAATTTATATACAGTCCTATTTTATTGTTTTTTTCCAATTTTAGTCCTCATTTTTCCGCTCTTCCGACTAAAAGAACCAAAAGCTTGTCATAGTTCCGACCTCTTTTTTCCAAAAAAAGTCCTTGAATCGAAGCTCCGTCAAAACTACACTTTGGGCCTAGAGGTAGCCATGCTGGTAAAAGATATCTTGGAAAAAAAGGACCGAAAGATCCTCTCGGTGGAACCCAATACCACCGTTTGGGAAGCGATCCGATTTATGACCAAGTATGATATAGGTTCAGTGATCGTGCTGAAAGAAGGGAAACTCGCCGGTATATTTACAGAAAGGGATTTACTTCATTTTGCCTCCACAGATCGGGAAGCAGTATTCGAGAAAACAGTGGCAGATCTAATGTCCACTACATTGACTACTATGCAACCGAACGACCAAGTGGATGAAGTTCTTTCTATTATGCTAAAAAAAAGGATCCGGCACATGCCAATTCTGGATGGGAACAGATTGGTGGGGATAGTCTCTATCGGAGATGCTGTAAAAGCAAAAATCGCGAAAACAGAAGAAGAGAATAAAAACTTAAAAAATTATATATATAGTGAATCCGGATTTATCTGATCCTGTTTATTCTTTCTGCTCGGACACTCCCCGATTATCGAACCTTCGAGAAATGTAATAGAAAAATGCCCCGCCTGGACTATATCCAGGGGGCAAGTGGCTCACATTCGGGTATTCCCGTTAATTCCTAAAAAGTAATATCATTACCTAAACTCGCAACTCCGTTTTTTGGAAATCGGGTTGCCGGAATCACTTTTCCGGCAAGTATAGACTAAGGCGGCTGTCCAGAACGGGACTAAAAGACATGAAACTCC
Protein-coding regions in this window:
- a CDS encoding LIC11086 family outer membrane transporter, with translation MFLIFKKNHLLIFIKLIAFLFFIFLGGEIFAHHAGEGQNMTSSTRFIDPFTGKREKPSDYLLISQDFQKGTIDNSNLYTTTVFGEFNFAGGKYAANFSAPWTYYEQKDRSDASRYGKAFVGAKWNPLIDTGWPFFIILEGRLGFPSGGDTDKFAGGDYYSGIANLTLGATWKQFLFVLRGSGIFPLSKDHANLDTQSGLPYWAQSSTTQNTETHPEIQKITQWFAYITYFWSKDFSVFGGLLYRTPYVNVIGGGSLLEEDSETQKKFPKAFKEASLGFNYTLTKGTYLTIAGRLPLIRDPEIRLYDYAITTSISFELPEWRDSSKKSEKEVDEFESEEDLEKK
- a CDS encoding cysteine synthase A; translated protein: MEIKKGFADAIGNTPLIRLNYYSDLTGCEILGKAEFLNPGGSVKDRAALFIIEEAEKKGLLKPGGTVVEGTAGNTGIGLVHICNAKGYKCLIVIPDTQSKEKIDLLRTLGAEVRTVPAVPYKDPGNYVKVSARIAEETPNAIWANQFDNVANRLAHYHTTGPEIWRQTEGKVDAWLASLGTGGTFSGTAMFLKEKNPKIKTIAAEPYGSAIYNFVKKGELSSEGNSFTEGIGNGRITENMKDAPFDDAIRVTDEECLEFIYTLLRKDGLFVGGSSGINVGAAVKLAKELGPGKTIVTILADSGARYQSRLYDQDWLKSKGYSIPEV
- a CDS encoding CBS domain-containing protein; translation: MLVKDILEKKDRKILSVEPNTTVWEAIRFMTKYDIGSVIVLKEGKLAGIFTERDLLHFASTDREAVFEKTVADLMSTTLTTMQPNDQVDEVLSIMLKKRIRHMPILDGNRLVGIVSIGDAVKAKIAKTEEENKNLKNYIYSESGFI
- a CDS encoding class I fructose-bisphosphate aldolase produces the protein MLDKIKSALGAEADSLLNHVSKTIPKETLTIPGPNYIDEIFAKTDRNNSVLKNFQSIYNTGRLAGTGYLSILPVDQGIEHSAGASFAKNPAYFDPENIVKLAIEGGCNAVASTLGVLGLVSRQYAHKIPFVVKINHNELLSYPNKFDQILFANVEQAFDMGAAAVGATIYFGSDESSRQIQEISEAFHRAHELGLVTILWAYLRNDGFKNDKADYHIATDLTGQANHLAATIQADIVKQKLPETNLGGFRDLKFGKKDDKMYTDLSSDHPIDMARYQVANCYMGKIGLINSGGPSGSNDLGDAVKAAVINKRAGGMGLISGRKAFQKPMKDGVALLNAIQDVYLSKDVTIA
- a CDS encoding LIC_11321 family protein, with amino-acid sequence MMNFRTLILVFAFSYLCSIATSVLGVSPEPTKDTKNQESAPKKEKPSKTQGCCRIKYEGGGIDYFPSTEEECVAKSGFQSFEKNSALCFQSLWD
- a CDS encoding ATP-binding response regulator; amino-acid sequence: MSSSSEQPNILIVEDEWLLSFNLQKTLQNLGYKVAGVAANGQDAQSIFKETDPDLVLMDISIEGDMDGIQTAQHIQRIKDVPIVFMTAYTDDSTFMRAMDAASTYAYITKPFQNHQLKSSIEIALRQQKRLGIVKESGKEFKNVIQSISEGAVSLDGEGNIIFLNHSAEELTGWTLEEALGKPGDVVLSFIQTQIGSGEHPDNLGHNLRYIPAVLVRKDDRKIRVGFRVSPIRDEANRIVGSIVTFSELDLLSVSEKRISEMEKVIQSEKRLESIQKLAAGIAHEINNPLMGVINYGNIIRNKKDLPADIRNYARVIIEQGERISGIIRNLILFSRSDNEEPVWCKLDDILAGVEGIISELLKSKNLEISKNIPADMPDVFLKQNQIKEVLYYLLYFYADGVGSDLKGSTIHFNAGLEDTKTDSGPYLDIRLSGTLNGELDPENAFQPFERIQSDDSRIGMGLSVCYGIIQSNHGKLDVQKSSSGTDFHIRLPVQIK
- a CDS encoding LA_0442/LA_0875 N-terminal domain-containing protein; its protein translation is MKNLRSILPGPKSLSASVIFLTIVFSQVSAETILLKNGEKTYGTVIDQSTDTVTILKETKRQTLAKSQILKIIFKDIKDETELAKLFEAEKKKLNKDGKKPEKEEQLDTILLEQMIKENSYKAVQKRLALIEKYIDEQDSSWEEYISANRNPWEPVWKSAILPGWGLSTMKHENYARAYQIAIGLSFLVAIGGSQAATEQHNKAENRMSKILFEDPVTYAQIQGSGITGASVIVTKMQSDSISEYNSFKSKENQYETYSRTGLYMGVGLYLIQLAQSYFLGQKWATHNIIQTPSGEAVKEGFNFKSNYMPIAAGGASNLWEYRTDLRYVSSF